Within the Rhizobium grahamii genome, the region GTGAGATCGAGGACAACGCAAGCTGGCGTGAGGCGCGGGTTGCCCAGGAGACGGTTCCGGAAGGCGATCTCGTTTCCAAGGTCAGGGAAATTCTCGCGGCGCAGGCTGAAGACCGCAAGCGAGCGTCGAATGTTTGAGCGGGGCGCACCCCCCTCTGTCCTGCCGGACATCTCCCCCTCAAGGGGGGAGATCGAATCGTGGCTGGGTTTACGCCAAACAATCGATGTAGAGCGGGCGGATGAGCCCAGCCAATCTCCCTCCTTGAGGGGGAGATGTCCGGCAGGACAGAGGGGGTATCCCCGGAGACACTGAGCCCATGCCCCTGATCGACCTTCCTCACTTCTCCGCCGACCTGCTGGCCGAATTCGCGGGCCGCAAGGCAGAGCGCGTCGACACGCCGATCATCCAGCCGGCCGAGCCGTTTCTGGATATCGCCGGCGAGGATCTCCGTCGCCGGATCTTCATGACCGAGAACGAAACCGGTGCAAGCCTGTGCCTGCGGCCGGAGTTCACGATTCCGGTCTGTCTGCGCCACATCGAAAGCGCCACCGGCACCCCGAAGCGGTATTCCTATCTCGGCGAAGTCTTCCGGCAGCGGCGCGAGGGCGGAAGCGAGTTCTATCAGGCCGGTATCGAAGATCTCGGCGACATCAACATTTCGGCGGCCGATGCCCGCATCATTGGTGATGCGGTCGGTATCCTGTCCCGGCTTCTGCCCGGCCGGCAGCTCGCGGTAACGCTGGGTGATCAGGCCGTCTTCGAAGCGGTTGTGCAGGCTCTTGGTCTTCCGCTCGGATGGCAAAAGCGCCTCACCCACGCCTTCGGCAACATGGCGCAGCTCGAGGCCCTGCTTGGGCGTCTCGTCAGCCCGCAATTCGTAACCGGTCTCGATGATCAGGTCGCCAGCCTTTTGAACTCGGGCGACGAAGACGCGCTAGTGAGGCACATCGACGAGACCATGCAGGCCACCGGCTATTCGACCAATGCCAGCCGTTCTCCGGCGGACATTGCGCGGCGCCTGAAGGAAAAGCTCGTACTTTCCGAAATCCGTCTCGATGATGCTGCCTTCGCGGTGCTGCAGGAGTTTCTGTCGCTGCAGGTGCCGCTGACCAATGCATCGGCGGCTCTCGCCGGTTTTGCGGACGCCGCGGGCTTCAAGCTCGGCAACGCGCTCGCACGCTTTGATGGCCGCGTCGCCGCACTGGCAAATGCCGGCGTCGATATCTCCATGGTCGAATATCGCGCCGCCTTCGGGCGTCCGCTCGATTACTACACCGGCCTCGTATTCGAGATCGGCGTCGAGGGTTCCGACTCGGTTCTCGTCGGTGGCGGTCGTTTCGACAAGCTGATGACGTTCCTCGGCGCCAAGGAGCGGATCCCGGCGGTCGGCTTCTCGTTGTGGCTCGATCGTATTGATGCGGCGAGGGCGGCCTGATGACGATTACCATCGCTTTGCCCTCGAAGGGTCGCATGAAGGAAGATGCTTCCGCCATCTTCGAACGCGCCGGAATGAAGATAACGGCGGTCGGCAACGACCGCTCCTATCGCGGTAGGGTCGAAGGCCTTGACGATGTCGAGGTCGCCTTCCTGTCGGCGTCTGAAATCTCCCGCGAGATCGGCAACGGCAGCGTCGATTTCGGCGTCACCGGCGAGGACCTGATCCGCGAAGGCCTGGCGGAAGCCGACAAGCGTGTGGAAGTTTGTGCGCGGTTGGGATTTGGTCATGCCGACGTCGTGGTCGCCGTCCCCGAGATCTGGCTGGATGTCGACACCATGGCCGACCTCGGCGATGTCGCAGCCGATTTCCGCGCCCGCCATGGACGCCGCCTCGCGATTGCGACGAAATACTGGCGGCTGACGCAGCAGTTCTTTTCGAGCCAGCACGGGATCCAGCTCTATCGTATCGTCGAGAGCCTAGGCGCCACCGAGGGGGCGCCGGCATCGGGCTCCGCCGACATCATCGTTGATATCACCTCCACCGGCTCGACGTTGCGCGCCAACCATCTGAAGGTTCTGAGCGATGGCGTTATCCTGCGCTCGGAAGCATGCCTGGTGCGCGCCCGCAAGGAAAGCCACGCCGACGAGCCGGCTGTCGCGCGTCTGATCGAAGCGGTTCGCGGCGCGCTCTGATTTCAAGGCATGACCGAATACGAAAAACCCGCCGTCGCGAGACGGCGGGTTTTCGCATGCTTGGGAGGATGCTGTCTGGGTTATGCAGTGACCGGCAGGGCGCCGCGGCGCGCGTCGATCGAGAAGAGACCCGGGCCGAAGGTGGCGAGCAGGATGTAGGCGCCGGCCAGCGTGAAGTTCTTCATCAGCATGATGCCGTTCAGCGCGTTGATCCAGCCGAGAGCGGCATCCGGCCAACCTTCAACGGCAACGGTACCGGAATGGAAGACAGCGCCGGTGAAGATGCAGAAGGCGGCCAGTGCCCAGCCGACGATCTTCGTCTGGAAGCCGACGAGAACGGCAAGGCCGGTAACGAGTTCGAACAGGCCGGCGATGTAGGCGAGAGCGGTCGCGGCCGGCAGGCCGGCGCCGGTGATCATGCCTGCAGTGCCTGCGGGATCGGTCAGCTTGCCAAAGCCAGAATAGATGAAGATGAACGACAGAAGGATGCGTGCGACGAGAATAACGGTGTTCTGAGCAGTCGACATGGAAGTGTCTCCGTTTGAATGAACCGAGACCGCTGTGCCCCGGCACGGTTGTCGATCTCTTGTGAGGCCGTTGTCCTTCATTTTTGCCGTTGTGGAAAGATAGACGCTGGGGACAGTTTGTTCAGCAATAGTGAACGGGCGGGCGATGCGCTCCCCGGTTGCCATTACCCTTTGCGCTCTTCTATGGTCGGCCCGCCCATATGGAGAACTAAAATGGCAGACCTATCCGCATTTCCGATCACCCAGCGCTGGCCGGCTGGCAACCCTGACATCATCCAGCTCTATTCGCTGCCGACGCCGAACGGCGTGAAGATCTCGATCGCCCTTGAAGAGCTCGGTCTGCCTTATGAGCCGCATCTGGTCTCCTTCGGCACTAACGACCAGAAGTCTCCCGAGTTCGTCTCCCTCAATCCCAATGGGCGGATACCGGCCATCATCGATCCCAACGGACCGGACGGAAAGCCGATCGGTATCTTCGAGTCTGGCGCAATTCTTCTCTACCTGGCGGAAAAGACCGGCCATCTCATTCCCGCCGACGCCGTCGGCCGCTATGAGACGATCCAGTGGCTGTTTTTCCAGATGGGCGGTATCGGGCCGATGTTCGGCCAGTTCGGGCATTTTCATAAGTTCGCCGCCGACAAGGTGGCCAACAATTCTTATCCCGTCGAGCGATACCGTGACGAAAGCAAGCGACTTCTGAGCGTCCTTGAAGGGCGTCTGCAGGGGCGCAAGTGGATCATGGGAGATGTCTACACGATCGCCGACATAGCGACGTTTCCATGGGTGCGCGGCGCGGATGTCTTCTACGGCGGTCGCGAGCTGCTGGAATATGCGAAATTCCCTGCCGTCATGGATTGGCTGGAGCGCTGCATTGCGCGACCGGCGAGTGAGAAGGGGCTTAACATCCCCGCAAGGCCGGCCTGATCGCAACTGCGCAGGAGCCAGCCGGTGCTGGCTCCCCGCAAGGCTTACTGACGACGCGCGGTCACGCCGGACGCGCTGCTCTTGAAGCGCGGAAAGATGAATACACCGAGGATGCTGCCACCGACCCCATCTTCATAGCCGTTCGACTCTCCCATGCAGAAGAGCGGCTGCCGATGGCCGTTTGCGGCAATGATGGTCGTCGAGAAGCAGAAGGACGACGAAGAGAGCGTCGAGGCCTGCTCGAAGATATCGAGGATGTGGCCGTGGTCCTTCCGGTCATAGCAGCGCAGCAGGCTCAGCAGCCCGCATTCGACACCGGTGAGACCATGCAGCATGGCGCTGCGTTCCCTGAGGCGGATTGTGCCGCTTGAGAAATCCCCGGTCCAGGTTTCGGCGACAGAGAATTGCGCCAGCATTTCCGGATTATTGTCGTTGAGGTCGAGCGATCCCGGCATTAGCGGTGCCGAAATGTCGGTCTTGGCGATTTTAAACAAAATGTTCCCCATGTTGGCCACAGCGTTCCCCTGCTGCGGTCCCGGCAAACAGAACAGGTTCAAGCTGCACCGAGCATCATGCTGGGGCGGCCGGGGAAAAGGGGTTGCGGACAAAAACGGCGTTACGCCTGTCCACTTTCACCGGCGAATAAATACAACCTATAGTAATTGATTCAAGGAGCTTTTTGCTCCCGCTCATCGCCGTCTCCTTTCAGCCGGGATAGCCTGAAAACAGGCAAACTCGGCAGTAGCCACGGTGGCGATTGCTGGGCGAATTTATAGGGCCTTTTTTCAAAACGGCAATCGTCTTTTCACACGCCTGCGTTTCGGGAACCTAGATCGCAATTGAGCGGAAAACACCAAAATCCCGCACGGTTTCGGCTAAATAATCATAAAATGATGGACCGGAAACGGTTTTAGGCGTGTTTGAATGTGAAAATTGCTCACAAAGTGTGGTGGGAGATGATTTCAATCGAAATCAAAAAATCGGCAGTGCGGCAAGCTCCAGGAAAGGTCCGGCGCGCTGGGCGTGACTGCTTAAACGTTTAACAGCACGCAATTGATTAGGGAGCAAACGAATCACATGAAAATGAAAAGGGCGACCCGAGAGCCGCCCTTCCGTAACCTGAACCGGATGGCTCAGACATGAGACCCGAAGGTCTTACATCATGTCCATGCCGCCCATGCCGCCCATGCCGCCAGGCATGCCGGCCGGTGCGTCCTTCTTCGGCAGCTCGGCGATCATGGCTTCCGTCGTGATCAGCAGCGAAGCAACCGAAGCTGCGTTCTGCAGAGCCGTACGAACGACCTTGACCGGGTCGACGATGCCCATGGCGATCATGTCGCCATATTCAGACGTCTGAGCGTTGTAGCCGAAGTTGTCTTCGTTCTTGTCGAGAACCTTGCCGACAACGATCGAAGCTTCGTCACCAGCGTTTTCTGCGATCTGGCGAACCAGAGCCTGCAGAGCGCGGCGGATGATGTTGATGCCAGCTTCCTGGTCGTCGTTCTCACCCTTGGCGGCGATCTTCGTGGAGGAGCGCAGCAGAGCGATACCACCGCCCGGTACGATACCTTCCTGAACAGCAGCGCGCGTCGCGTTGAGAGCGTCGTCGATGCGGTCCTTCTTTTCCTTGACTTCGATTTCCGTGGAGCCGCCAACGCGGATGACGGCAACGCCGCCAGCGAGCTTGGCAAGGCGTTCCTGCAGCTTTTCGCGGTCATAGTCCGAAGAGGTTTCTTCGATCTGAGCCTTGATCTGCGCAACGCGGCCTTCGATGTCGGACTTGGCGCCAGCGCCGTCGACGATCGTGGTGTTTTCCTTGGAGATCGAAACCTTCTTGGAACGGCCGAGCATGTCGAGCGTAACGGATTCGAGCTTGATGCCGAGGTCTTCGGAGATGACGGTGCCGCCCGTGAGGATGGCGATGTCTTCCAGCATGGCCTTGCGGCGGTCGCCGAAGCCAGGAGCCTTGACGGCAGCGATCTTCAGGCCGCCGCGCAGCTTGTTGACGACGAGCGTAGCAAGAGCTTCGCCTTCAACGTCTTCAGCGATGATGAGGAGCGGCTTGCCGGTCTGAACGACAGCTTCGAGAACCGGGAGCATAGCCTGGAGGTTCGAGAGCTTCTTCTCGTGGAGGAGAATGAAAGCGTCTTCGAGGTCAGCAACCATCTTTTCCGGGTTGGTGACGAAGTACGGGCTGAGGTAGCCGCGGTCGAACTGCATGCCTTCGACGACTTCGAGTTCGGTTTCAGCGGTCTTGGCTTCTTCGACGGTGATAACACCTTCGTTGCCAACCTTCTGCATGGCTTCAGCAATGTCGAGGCCGACCTGCTTGTCGCCGTTTGCGGAGATCGTGCCGACCTGAGCAACTTCAGCCGAGGTGGAGATCTTCTTTGCCTTGGCCTGCAGGTCCTTGACGACTTCTGCAACAGCGAGGTCGATACCGCGCTTCAGGTCCATCGGGTTCATCCCGGCAGCAACTGCCTTGGCGCCTTCGCGAACGATAGCGCGGGCCAGAACGGTTGCCGTCGTGGTGCCGTCGCCGGCGATGTCGTTGGTCTTCGAAGCAACTTCGCGGACCATCTGGGCGCCCATGTTTTCGAACTTGTCTTCGAGTTCGATTTCCTTGGCGACCGATACACCGTCCTTGGTGATGCGCGGAGCGCCGAAGGACTTGTCGATAACGACGTTACGGCCCTTCGGGCCGAGGGTGACCTGCACTGCGTCAGCGAGGATGTCGACGCCGCGCAGCATCTTTTCGCGCGCAGAGCGGCCGAACTTTACTTCTTTAGCTGCCATTTTGGTTACTCCTGAATAGGGGTGTCAGCGATAAACGGGTCGGGATAACCGGCAGATCAGCCGATGATGCCCATGATGTCGGCTTCCTTCATGATCAGAAGGTCTTCGCCGTTGATCTTGACTTCGGTGCCGGACCACTTGCCGAACAGAACGCGATCACCAGCCTTGACGTCGAGAGCGACGACCTTGCCGGATTCATCACGAGCGCCGGAACCGACGGCGACGATTTCGCCTTCCTGCGGCTTTTCCTTGGCGGTGTCAGGAATGATGATGCCGCCCTTGGTCTTTTCTTCGGACTCAACGCGGCGAACGACGACGCGATCGTGAAGGGGGCGGAAGTTGGTGCTTGCCATTGTCTAATCCCTCGATCAAATGACATCTGCGAGCCGTGATGACCCGCGCGGATGGGTGTTAGCACTCGTGCTTGATGAGTGCTAGCGGCGTGCATTTAGGAGTGGCCCGGCGGGGAGTCAAGAACGACCGCAATTTTTCTTCGCCGCGCTCGGCAATAGGCTTAACAGCATATCCTTGTCGGAAGTGAGACAGCCGCGCCTGTCGTGAATCTTTCCAGCATCCGCCCTCGATTGCCGGAGGATTGTCGTGCCCCTTGGCCGATGCTATCGAACGTCCGTAGCGGGGCAGGGGAATGACATCGGTGAACACGGCGATTGCGACAGACGAAATCGTGGCGGCGCCGCCTCTTGGCCAGGCCGTTCGCGTTTGGGCGCGCATCGGTTGCCTGAGCTTCGGAGGTCCAGCCGGCCAGATCGCGCTGATGCACAAGGTCGTGGTCGAGGAAAAGCGGTGGATATCCGAGGAACGCTTTCTGCACGCCTTGAGCTATTGCATGCTGCTGCCCGGCCCGGAAGCGCAGCAGCTCGCAACCTATATCGGCTGGCTCATGCACGGCGTTCGCGGCGGCCTGCTTGCCGGTCTGCTTTTCATACTTCCCGGTTTCGCCGTCATTCTTCTCTTGTCGGGACTGTATGCCGAGTTTCATGAGACCGGATGGCTGACAGCAGTGTTCTTCGGCCTGAAGGCGGCGGTCCTCGCCATCGTGATCGAAGCGCTCTTGAGGCTGGGTGGCCGGGCGCTCAAGAACCGTTTTCATCATATCGTGGCGGCCGCGTCGTTCCTCGGGCTTTTCCTGCTAAACCTCCCGTTTCCGCTGGTGGTCGTGCTGGCAGGCGCCGCAGGCTTTGGTCTGGCTCGTTATCGTGCCCGACAAGAGGCCGAGCCGAAAGCCGGGCCGCGCTCGCTGCCAACGCGTCCGACGACGAGATCGATCGCGCGTCCTCTTCTAGTGCTAGTGGGCTGGGTTCTGATCTGGCAATCGCCGCTTTTGATCGTGCGTGCGCTTGACGCCCCGACGGATCTGCTCGCCGAAGCCTTGAGTGGTGAGGCCAACGTGTTCGGTGCCGTCTTCATCTTCTTTTCGAAGATGGCCGTCATCACCTTCGGCGGAGCCTATGCCGTGCTTACCTATGTGGCGCAGATTGCCGTCGGCCACTATGCCTGGCTGAAACCCGGCGAGATGCTGGATGGTCTGGCGCTGGCGGAAACCACGCCGGGGCCGCTTGTCCTCGTTCTCTGTTTCGTCGGTTTTCTCGCCGGCTACCGCAATCCTGTCGCGATGGTGCCGCTTGCGGGCGGCGTCTTCGGCGCCTTCCTTGCCGCCTGGGCAACATTCGTCCCGAGCTTCGTCTGGATTTTCGCAGGCGCACCTTTCATTGAAAGACTGCGCAGCAACGCGATGGTTTCGGCCGCCTTGTCGGCCATCACCGCCGCCATCGTCGGCGTCATTCTCAATCTCGCCGTCTGGTTCGGTCTGCATGTCCTCTTCGCGGAGGTGGGGCGCGTCGCGATCTTGTCGACAGGCGTCGGGTTGCCTCTGATAAGCCTTGCATGGCCGGAATGGCGCAGCATCGACATCGGTGCGGTCGCGCTTTTCGTCGCCGCCGCGATTATGCTCTTCCGCTTCAAGGCTGGCGTGGTCAAGATCCTGGGTGTATCGGCCCTGGCCGGTCTCGCGATCAAGCTCGGCGAAGCATTCCTTTGAGTTTCCCGCTGGCATTTTGGTTCGATAGCCCGGAAAAATGCCTTGCCTTCCCGCCATGCCTTTGCGATGTCACGCCCTGACTGAACGAGGATCGGAAAATCGGAATGGCCAAGCGGATCGAAACCTTTGCAGAAATCGCCAGTCAGTACGACGCTGTCTTCTGTGATGTCTGGGGCGTTCTCCATAATGGCGTCGATCCCTTTCCAAAGGCCGGCGCCGCACTTGCGGCAGCGCGGGAACAAGGCCTCACCGTCGTCCTCATCACAAATTCGCCGCGCATCGCCCCGCAGGTCGTGGCACAACTGCGCCAGATCGGCGTGCCCGACGAAGCCTATGACCAGATCGTCACCTCGGGTGACGTGACGCGCGGCCTGATCGCGCAGGGCCCGAAGAAAGTATTTCTGCTTGGCCCCGAGCGCGACGTTGCCCTCATAGAGGGCCTCGGCGTCGAGCGTGTCGATGCCAAGGAGGCGACATCGGTCGTCTGCTCCGGCTTCTTCGACGACGAAACGGAGACGCCGGAAGACTACACGGATATGCTCAAGGAGTTTCAGGCGCGCAACGTGCCGATGATCTGCGCCAATCCCGATCTGGTCGTCGAGCGCGGCCACAAGATCATCCCGTGCGCAGGCGCCATGGCGGCCTACTACAATCAGCTCGGCGGCGAGACCCGCATTGCCGGCAAGCCGCATAGCCCGATCTATGACGCCGTTTTGTCGGTGGCCCGCGAGGTTCGCGGCGATGTCCCGCTTGGCCGTATCCTTGCGATCGGCGACGGAATGCCGACCGATGTGCGCGGCGCGCTCGATTATGGTCTCGATCTGCTCTATATCAGCGGCGGCATCCACGCTAAGGAATACACGCTCAACGGCGAGACGGACGAGGCCATTCTGACGGCCTATCTGGAACGCGAGCGTGCCACCCCGAAGTGGTGGATGCCGCGTCTCGCATAAGCCTACCGCCCGAGAAAAGTCCTGCCCGATGACCGTTTTCCACCGCAATGAAACCCGTGAACCCCTGCCGGCCCACCTGAGGGGCGGAGTGGTCGCCGTTGGCAATTTCGACGGCGTTCATCGCGGCCATCAATCGGTTCTTGAACGTGCGCTGCAGATTGCCGAACGCCGTGGCATCCCGGCTCTGGTGCTGACCTTCGAACCGCACCCGCGCGCCGTTTTCAAGCCCGATGCGCCGGTTTTCCGGATCACGCCGGCGCCGCTGCGTGCCCGTATCCTCGAGGCCCTGGCTTCAAGGCGGTTGTCGAATATCCGTTCGACCGTGCTTTCGCCCAGAGGACGCCTGAGGATTTCGTCCACACGGTCCTGAAGGACTGGCTGGGCGCTTCCGAGGTCGTTACCGGCTTCGACTTTCATTTCGGCCACAATCGCGAGGGCGGCCCGGCCTTCCTGATGGATGCCGGCCAGAAATACGGCTTCGGCGTAACATTGGTCGATGCTTTTCGTGACGAGAATGCCGATGTCGTCTCCTCCAGCAACATTCGCGAGCTGCTGAAGGGCGGCGACGTCAGCGCAGCGGCAGGAATGCTCGGCTATCACTATACCGTGGAAGCGGAAGTCATCGGTGGCGAGAAGCTTGGCCGGCAGCTCGGGTTCCCGACGGCGAACATGCGACTTCTACCCGAAGCCGCCCTGAAGGCCGGTATCTACGCCGTCAAGTTCCGCCTGGCAGACGGCACGGTTCATGATGGTGTCGCAAGCTACGGTCGCCGCCCGACGGTCACCGACAATGGTGCCCCCTTGCTCGAGACCTACGTCTTCGATTTCAGCGGCGATCTCTACGGGCAGATCTGTTCGGTCTCCTTCTTCGGTTATCTGCGCCCCGAACTGAAGTTCGATGGCCTCGACCCGCTCGTCGAGCAGATGAACCGCGACAAGGAAGAGGCGCGCGCTCTCCTTGCAGGCGTCCAGCCGCTCAGCGAACTCGATCGCAAGATCTGCTTCGCCTGACGTTCCAGTCGCCTTCGAAAATTGTGGCTCTTTCGGGGCAGCCGCGCTTGCCGTGCGCGCTTGCGGGGATATCTCATCTATTTGATAAGACGCGGATTCGCTGCGCCCCAGCACCGAAAGGCAATCATCACATGGATAAGAGGTTTGGAACGGCGGCCTGCTGGCTGCTCATCATTCCCTATATCGGGCTCCTATGGGTTCCCTTCTATAATTTTCACGATCCGGTCCTGCTCGGGTTCCCTTTTTTCTACTGGTATCAGCTGGCCTGGGTGCCGATCACCGCCGTCCTGACCTGGATTGCCTACCGGAGCATGCGCGATGACGACTGAACTCGACGCCACCGCGCTTTCCGTCTTCATCTTCTTCTTCGTGCTCGTCACGGTCATGGGCTTCGTTGCTTCCCGCTGGCGCAAGCCCGAAACGCTCGCCCACATCGATGAATGGGCCTCGGCGGCCGCAGCTTCGGCACCTGGATTACCTGGTTCCTGGTCGGCGGCGACTTCTACACCGCCTACACGGTCATCGCCGTTCCGGCCCTCGTCTACACCGTCGGCGCCTACGGCTTCTTTGCCCTGCCATACACGATCGTGGTCTATCCCTTCGTTTTCATGGTCATGCCCGTGCTGTGGAAGCGGGCGAGGGACTTCGGCTACGTGACGGCGGGCGACGTCGTCCACGGCCAGTATGGGTCGCGCGGGCTGGAGCTTGCCGTCGCGGCGACCGGCGTGATCGCGACGATGCCCTATATCGCGCTTCAGCTCGTCGGCATGACGGCGGCGCTGAAGGCATTGGGCCTTCACGGTGAAATACCCCTGGCGATCGCCTTCATCGTTCTGGCGCTCTATACCTATTCGGCGGGCCTGCGCGCGCCGGCGCTGATCGCCTTCGTCAAGGACATCATGATCTACATCGTCGTGATCGCCGCTGTCGCGCTCATCCCCTCGAAGCTTGGCGGCTATGCCAACGTCTTCGCTTCGGCGGATGCGGCGTTCCAGGCGAAGGGATCGGGAAGCCTGCTGCTCGGTGGCAACCAGTATGTCGCCTACGCCACTCTCGCGCTCGGCTCGGCGCTCGCAGCCTTCATGTATCCGCATACGCTGACCGGTATCTTTGCGTCCAACAGCGGCAACACGATCCGCAAGAACGCCGTTCTCTTGCCGGCCTATACGCTGCTGCTCGGCCTTCTGGCGCTCCTCGGTTACATGGGGCATGCCGCCGGGCTGAAGCTCGATAGCGCCAACGATGTGGTTCCGGCGCTGTTCCAGACGCTGTTCCCGAGTTGGTTTGCGGGCTTTGCCTTCGCGGCGATTGCCATCGGCGCGCTGGTGCCGGCGGCGGTGATGAGCATCGGGGCGGCCAACCTCTTTACCCGCAACTTCTGGAAAGCCTACGTCAACCCCGCGGTCTCCGATGCCGGCGAGGCAAAGGTCGCCAAGGTAACGTCGCTGGTCGTCAAGGTCGGCGCGCTGCTCGTCATCATCTTCCTGCCGACGCAGTTCGCCCTCGATCTTCAATTGCTGGGCGGGGTCTGGATTCTGCAGACGCTTCCCGCGCTCGTGTTCGGCCTTTACACGGGATGGTTCCGCGCCCCGGCCTGCTGGCCGGCTGGTTTGTCGGTTTCTTCGGCGGCACGCTGCTTGTCTGGATCAACGGCCTGAAGCCGCTTCAGCCGATTGCCTTCGGCGAGACCTCGTTCACCGTCTACATCGGCCTGCTGGCACTGGCGGCAAACATCGTCGTCGCCGTCGTCGTCAATGCCGCGACACCGGCAAAGGCGGTCGCACGGGCGTGAGCGTGTTGTGACGTGGGGCCGCGGGTAAAGCCGCGGTCCGCTTATTTTCCGCTCAGCGGAAATCGTGCCGGATCGTCCGACCACGGATCGAATACTGCCGCGCCGGAAAAGCGCGTGTCTTTGACGTTACGCGTGACAAGATAGAGGTCGTGCTCGATGGCCGTGGCCGCCAGCATGGTGTCGATGACGGGCGGCGCATGGCTTGTTGCCAGCTTGACCCGTCCTGAAATCGCGCCCCAACGCCTGACGCAGTTGTCGGTGAGCGAGAGAACTCGGCCTGAAAACCGTTCTTCAAGCGCGTCGCGCGCTGCACCATAGACGTAACGATTGGGGTCGTCGGGCGGGAGGTTCTCGATCCCCTTGTCGTATTCGCCCAGAGTCAGGATGCTGAGAAACATACACGTCTCGTCCTGCGTGGCGGCCCAGTTCTTGACCGATGGCGCGCCGTTTCGATTGATGAGTGCCGCGATGACATTCGTGTCGAGAAGCCAACCGATCACAGCGCCACATCGCGTCCTTCGTCGCGGTCGCGTTCGACTTCCAGTCCGTCAAGCGCTAGTCCCTCCAGGAATTCCACCAGCAGCTGCTTCGGTGCCGTCTGCATCAGGCGGTCCAGCTCTTCGGCGCTGATGACGACAACGCTGTCGCGACCACGAACGGTCACGCGCTGTGGCCCTTCGCTATGCGCCATCCGTACCACCTCGCTGAACCGCGCCTTGGCATCCTCTAGCTTCCAGCGCTGCCCGTTCCGTCGCAGCTTTCGTATATGTTCCGCGCACATGGCTGAACCCCACAACTAGTCAGATGGTCAGATTGTAGCCTATTCTATGACACTTTGCCAACCGGCAAACCGCCTGAACCTGAATCGGATGCGCCGTTACCAGCCAATTCGCCTCTTCCTTTTCCCTCTAAAAGCGCCTATGAACCGGCGCGATGAACAAGTTCCGGCTGGCGATCACGATGCGAATTATCGGCCCGGCCTTCCGCGCGCGCTAAGCGGCCGGAAGGTCCGGGTTTTTGGCGCTTGGACGACGAGCGCCTCCGTCACCAATTTTCAAGCCCGTTGCGCCCGCTTCCGTGGCGCCTAGAGACGATTGCTAGACATGACCGATACAGCCGAAAAGATCGATTACTCGAAGACCCTCTATCTGCCGGAAACCGATTTCCCGATGCGCGCCGGCCTGCCGCAGAAGGAGCCGGAAACCGTTGCCCGCTGGCAGCAGATGGGTCTTTACAAGAAGCTGCGCGCCTCCGCCGCCGGCCGTGAAAAATTCGTCCTGCACGACGGCCCTCCCTATGCCAACGGCAACATCCACATCGGCCACGCGCTGAACAAGATCCTCAAGGACGTCATCAACCGCTCGTTCCAGATGCGCGGCTTCGACGCCAACTATGTTCCCGGCTGGGATTGCCACGGCCTTCCGATCGAATGGAAGATCGAAGAAGAGA harbors:
- the hisG gene encoding ATP phosphoribosyltransferase, which produces MTITIALPSKGRMKEDASAIFERAGMKITAVGNDRSYRGRVEGLDDVEVAFLSASEISREIGNGSVDFGVTGEDLIREGLAEADKRVEVCARLGFGHADVVVAVPEIWLDVDTMADLGDVAADFRARHGRRLAIATKYWRLTQQFFSSQHGIQLYRIVESLGATEGAPASGSADIIVDITSTGSTLRANHLKVLSDGVILRSEACLVRARKESHADEPAVARLIEAVRGAL
- a CDS encoding DoxX family protein encodes the protein MSTAQNTVILVARILLSFIFIYSGFGKLTDPAGTAGMITGAGLPAATALAYIAGLFELVTGLAVLVGFQTKIVGWALAAFCIFTGAVFHSGTVAVEGWPDAALGWINALNGIMLMKNFTLAGAYILLATFGPGLFSIDARRGALPVTA
- the groL gene encoding chaperonin GroEL (60 kDa chaperone family; promotes refolding of misfolded polypeptides especially under stressful conditions; forms two stacked rings of heptamers to form a barrel-shaped 14mer; ends can be capped by GroES; misfolded proteins enter the barrel where they are refolded when GroES binds); this translates as MAAKEVKFGRSAREKMLRGVDILADAVQVTLGPKGRNVVIDKSFGAPRITKDGVSVAKEIELEDKFENMGAQMVREVASKTNDIAGDGTTTATVLARAIVREGAKAVAAGMNPMDLKRGIDLAVAEVVKDLQAKAKKISTSAEVAQVGTISANGDKQVGLDIAEAMQKVGNEGVITVEEAKTAETELEVVEGMQFDRGYLSPYFVTNPEKMVADLEDAFILLHEKKLSNLQAMLPVLEAVVQTGKPLLIIAEDVEGEALATLVVNKLRGGLKIAAVKAPGFGDRRKAMLEDIAILTGGTVISEDLGIKLESVTLDMLGRSKKVSISKENTTIVDGAGAKSDIEGRVAQIKAQIEETSSDYDREKLQERLAKLAGGVAVIRVGGSTEIEVKEKKDRIDDALNATRAAVQEGIVPGGGIALLRSSTKIAAKGENDDQEAGINIIRRALQALVRQIAENAGDEASIVVGKVLDKNEDNFGYNAQTSEYGDMIAMGIVDPVKVVRTALQNAASVASLLITTEAMIAELPKKDAPAGMPGGMGGMGGMDMM
- the groES gene encoding co-chaperone GroES, translated to MASTNFRPLHDRVVVRRVESEEKTKGGIIIPDTAKEKPQEGEIVAVGSGARDESGKVVALDVKAGDRVLFGKWSGTEVKINGEDLLIMKEADIMGIIG
- a CDS encoding glutathione binding-like protein, whose amino-acid sequence is MADLSAFPITQRWPAGNPDIIQLYSLPTPNGVKISIALEELGLPYEPHLVSFGTNDQKSPEFVSLNPNGRIPAIIDPNGPDGKPIGIFESGAILLYLAEKTGHLIPADAVGRYETIQWLFFQMGGIGPMFGQFGHFHKFAADKVANNSYPVERYRDESKRLLSVLEGRLQGRKWIMGDVYTIADIATFPWVRGADVFYGGRELLEYAKFPAVMDWLERCIARPASEKGLNIPARPA
- a CDS encoding ATP phosphoribosyltransferase regulatory subunit, which translates into the protein MPLIDLPHFSADLLAEFAGRKAERVDTPIIQPAEPFLDIAGEDLRRRIFMTENETGASLCLRPEFTIPVCLRHIESATGTPKRYSYLGEVFRQRREGGSEFYQAGIEDLGDINISAADARIIGDAVGILSRLLPGRQLAVTLGDQAVFEAVVQALGLPLGWQKRLTHAFGNMAQLEALLGRLVSPQFVTGLDDQVASLLNSGDEDALVRHIDETMQATGYSTNASRSPADIARRLKEKLVLSEIRLDDAAFAVLQEFLSLQVPLTNASAALAGFADAAGFKLGNALARFDGRVAALANAGVDISMVEYRAAFGRPLDYYTGLVFEIGVEGSDSVLVGGGRFDKLMTFLGAKERIPAVGFSLWLDRIDAARAA